In the genome of Paenibacillus pabuli, one region contains:
- a CDS encoding type II toxin-antitoxin system PemK/MazF family toxin — MIKRGDIYMIEYGDGEGSEQQGYRPGMVIQNDVGNEYSPTVIVAAITNSENKRLMPTHFPLGIKDGVRKPSVVMFEQVRTIDKTRLDDRIGSLTPELLKQIERPLMISLGLIEAPKPSRRGGRVAR, encoded by the coding sequence ATGATCAAGCGCGGTGATATTTACATGATTGAATACGGAGACGGCGAGGGCAGCGAGCAACAGGGTTATCGCCCTGGGATGGTCATTCAGAACGATGTAGGCAACGAATATTCACCCACTGTCATTGTTGCAGCAATCACGAATTCTGAAAACAAACGCTTGATGCCCACACACTTTCCACTTGGAATCAAAGATGGAGTACGTAAACCATCGGTTGTCATGTTTGAACAGGTTCGGACGATTGATAAGACTCGGTTAGATGACAGGATCGGTTCACTCACACCTGAGTTGCTGAAGCAGATTGAGCGACCATTAATGATCAGTCTTGGATTGATAGAGGCACCTAAACCAAGCAGAAGGGGAGGTCGTGTTGCCAGATGA
- a CDS encoding YolD-like family protein produces MPEHREAWLAQQEEMLEKEKPMLDEQELQLIYGLLNDSFHQRIRIRVTVFDPIEDKVYEGIVSVVNTFLKEIKLVFEDGDWKYIKLDTIISVT; encoded by the coding sequence ATGCCTGAGCATAGGGAGGCATGGTTGGCGCAACAGGAAGAAATGCTGGAGAAGGAAAAGCCTATGTTAGACGAGCAGGAATTACAGCTTATTTACGGCCTGCTGAACGACTCCTTTCACCAACGCATTCGCATTCGTGTCACCGTCTTTGATCCTATCGAGGATAAGGTGTACGAAGGGATTGTATCAGTGGTAAACACATTTCTGAAGGAAATCAAGCTTGTTTTTGAAGATGGGGATTGGAAATACATCAAGTTGGACACCATCATTTCTGTTACATAA
- a CDS encoding helix-turn-helix domain-containing protein, producing the protein MALTFGKCLLRDLRLRAGLTQEELSERLRSKLGLTVSPTLLSLYENGRRPMPALNMRGICIILGCTEADLYEWPR; encoded by the coding sequence ATGGCACTGACCTTCGGGAAGTGCCTGTTGCGCGATCTACGGTTACGTGCTGGTCTTACTCAGGAAGAACTTTCTGAAAGGCTACGTTCTAAACTCGGATTGACTGTCTCTCCTACGCTGCTTTCGTTATATGAAAACGGCAGACGTCCCATGCCTGCCCTGAATATGCGGGGCATTTGCATTATCTTGGGATGTACGGAGGCGGACCTTTACGAGTGGCCCAGATAG
- a CDS encoding phosphoadenosine phosphosulfate reductase family protein, producing the protein MIDERVQQLIDKGAIFYASHSGGKDSQDMYNEVSKYIPPDQIVVVHADLGEVEWVGVQDHIRSVIQHPLNIVGAKKTFLGMVEQRGMWPSAAYRQCTSDLKRGPIFKFIRNDLKARGTSIAVNCMGIRAEESTARAKKEPFRYNKAESCGHRDVWDWMPIFDRTTEQVFQSIAEAGQEPFWAYSDGNERLSCVFCIMGSVNDLQHGAKCNPELYRKYVELERKIGHTMFTKGKNPISLEEHTGISIDDLERR; encoded by the coding sequence ATGATTGACGAGCGAGTCCAGCAGCTAATAGACAAAGGGGCCATATTCTATGCCTCACATTCCGGCGGCAAGGATAGTCAGGACATGTACAACGAGGTTTCGAAGTACATCCCACCTGACCAGATTGTAGTGGTTCATGCTGATCTGGGAGAAGTTGAGTGGGTAGGCGTTCAAGATCACATTCGAAGCGTAATTCAGCACCCGTTGAATATAGTTGGGGCGAAAAAAACGTTCCTGGGGATGGTTGAGCAACGTGGCATGTGGCCAAGTGCCGCATATCGACAATGCACATCAGACCTGAAGCGTGGGCCCATATTCAAATTCATTCGAAACGACCTGAAGGCAAGGGGCACATCCATAGCGGTCAACTGCATGGGAATCAGAGCTGAGGAATCTACAGCAAGAGCCAAAAAGGAACCGTTCCGTTACAACAAAGCAGAAAGCTGCGGACACCGCGATGTATGGGACTGGATGCCAATCTTTGACCGAACAACTGAGCAGGTGTTTCAGAGCATAGCTGAAGCAGGGCAGGAACCTTTCTGGGCTTATTCAGATGGTAATGAGAGATTATCATGTGTGTTTTGCATCATGGGTAGCGTCAACGATCTTCAGCACGGGGCTAAATGCAACCCGGAGCTTTATCGGAAATACGTTGAACTCGAACGCAAGATAGGTCACACCATGTTCACAAAGGGAAAGAACCCAATCAGCCTTGAGGAGCACACAGGAATAAGTATTGATGATCTTGAGAGGAGGTGA
- a CDS encoding accessory gene regulator B family protein, whose amino-acid sequence MIEAAAGRIARHIKSVVPNHPVPEDSMRHSLIAIINFATVVLLTLIGTMVTGKLDQAVMLLKCFALLRMVSGGLHLESSIKCAIVTAGTATVLSMISINYSWTIALTAISMFIVLNYAPTGIENQTRIPERFYPSLTVISFLLVASNLWFLSSMAAIAFFIQALTLVANEHFTKGGETT is encoded by the coding sequence TTGATTGAGGCAGCAGCCGGACGCATTGCCCGGCATATCAAATCAGTTGTACCGAATCATCCTGTCCCAGAAGACAGCATGAGGCATTCACTGATTGCGATTATTAACTTTGCTACAGTGGTTCTTCTTACACTGATAGGAACGATGGTCACTGGGAAATTGGATCAAGCAGTAATGTTACTCAAATGTTTCGCACTTCTCAGAATGGTTTCTGGCGGACTTCATCTGGAATCAAGTATTAAATGTGCGATAGTAACTGCTGGCACAGCAACGGTGTTATCTATGATAAGTATTAATTACTCGTGGACTATTGCATTAACAGCAATCAGTATGTTTATTGTTCTCAACTATGCGCCAACCGGCATTGAAAATCAGACTCGTATTCCAGAGAGATTCTATCCTTCACTAACCGTCATATCTTTTCTCCTTGTTGCATCAAATCTATGGTTTTTATCGTCTATGGCAGCAATAGCTTTCTTTATACAGGCGCTAACTTTGGTAGCAAATGAACACTTTACGAAAGGAGGTGAAACGACATGA
- a CDS encoding holin: MEAVLTFASVLAVFVLAAVQLVKNTVKMPSNIVPIVGLVLGLLIGAAAYPFTTLDVTLRLWAGGLAGLSATGLFELAFSKRPGTTKE, translated from the coding sequence CTGGAAGCTGTATTGACATTTGCTTCTGTGCTGGCTGTGTTCGTTCTCGCAGCGGTGCAATTGGTTAAAAACACGGTCAAAATGCCTTCAAACATAGTACCGATTGTTGGTCTAGTACTCGGTCTGCTGATCGGTGCGGCAGCCTATCCGTTCACAACATTGGATGTAACATTGCGGCTTTGGGCTGGTGGTCTGGCTGGATTGTCGGCAACTGGATTGTTTGAACTCGCTTTTAGTAAACGTCCAGGAACAACTAAGGAGTAA
- a CDS encoding cyclic lactone autoinducer peptide: protein MRVVIYSAIASSLGVIAALTVMPASLIFVNNPKPPKHLLKK from the coding sequence ATGAGAGTAGTAATCTATTCCGCAATCGCATCCAGTCTTGGGGTCATCGCGGCTCTGACAGTAATGCCTGCGAGTTTGATCTTTGTTAACAATCCAAAGCCACCGAAACACCTGCTCAAAAAATAA
- a CDS encoding LytTR family transcriptional regulator DNA-binding domain-containing protein, with product MEKVTLLVDPKGKMGVVPVLITDILYLSYISKLRKVAFYTADATYYFMGSKEHWTEVLNNSGARFVDVDRNSSVNVEKVRRTEETPYYAYFEKFRRVKELRCSMSARGYNDLLQELSTGTEKQHKLVPIFQ from the coding sequence ATGGAAAAAGTAACTCTTCTTGTTGATCCGAAAGGGAAAATGGGCGTGGTGCCTGTCCTTATCACCGACATACTGTATCTGTCTTATATAAGCAAGCTAAGGAAAGTTGCATTTTATACTGCTGATGCAACATATTACTTTATGGGCAGCAAGGAGCACTGGACTGAAGTTCTTAACAACAGCGGAGCTCGCTTTGTGGACGTTGACCGGAACAGCTCGGTCAATGTCGAAAAGGTTCGTCGCACGGAAGAAACACCTTACTATGCATACTTTGAGAAGTTCCGGAGAGTCAAAGAATTAAGGTGTTCTATGTCCGCAAGAGGATACAACGATCTACTTCAAGAGCTCTCAACAGGTACTGAAAAACAGCATAAACTTGTTCCAATATTCCAATGA
- a CDS encoding helix-turn-helix domain-containing protein — MLKLFSERLKEARLTAGYTQIQVRDHTGVNNKTLSGYENNISEPDFETLKVLCDFYGVTTDWVLGHTNNPHSKLTEAERDMVEKVDLDDDSFIKGDFNFAGRELTVEEKKELQAMARLFLNRKTGN, encoded by the coding sequence ATGCTCAAGTTGTTCAGTGAACGCCTCAAAGAAGCGCGTTTAACAGCAGGATATACACAAATTCAAGTGCGGGATCATACAGGGGTCAATAATAAAACGTTAAGCGGATATGAAAATAACATCAGTGAACCGGATTTCGAAACATTAAAAGTGCTTTGCGATTTTTACGGAGTAACTACTGACTGGGTTTTAGGACACACAAACAACCCCCACAGCAAGTTAACCGAGGCTGAGAGGGATATGGTTGAGAAGGTTGATTTGGATGACGACTCTTTCATCAAAGGGGATTTCAATTTCGCTGGACGTGAACTGACCGTAGAGGAAAAGAAAGAATTACAAGCTATGGCTCGTCTGTTTCTGAATCGGAAGACAGGGAATTGA
- a CDS encoding DUF7667 family protein produces the protein MSIAIHPVHRELAKIAFMNTDKEENLIIGLSELKLLLPLLKKNLELVYEIDGLKEIAFAAQSLDQMDLVQHACERLDELEAQLT, from the coding sequence ATGTCTATCGCAATTCACCCAGTTCATCGGGAGCTGGCAAAGATCGCATTCATGAACACTGACAAGGAAGAAAACTTGATTATCGGTTTATCTGAATTGAAACTGCTGCTTCCGTTACTCAAGAAAAACCTTGAACTGGTTTACGAGATTGACGGCTTGAAAGAAATTGCTTTTGCTGCTCAGTCGCTTGATCAGATGGACCTTGTGCAGCATGCATGTGAAAGACTCGACGAACTGGAGGCGCAGCTAACATGA